A DNA window from Halanaerobiaceae bacterium ANBcell28 contains the following coding sequences:
- the yajC gene encoding preprotein translocase subunit YajC — translation MELIVGVLPFIVVLGVFWLFLIRPQQKQQKAHREMLDALQSGDDIITIGGIKGKIIKIKDNNVKLRIAPNVDINVVKNSIGNVEEANKSEDNEKS, via the coding sequence ATGGAATTAATAGTTGGTGTTTTACCGTTTATAGTAGTACTTGGAGTATTTTGGCTTTTTTTAATTCGTCCACAACAAAAACAACAAAAAGCACATAGGGAAATGCTAGATGCTTTGCAGTCTGGAGACGACATAATTACTATCGGTGGTATTAAAGGGAAAATTATCAAAATTAAAGATAATAATGTTAAATTGCGAATAGCTCCCAATGTTGATATTAATGTTGTTAAAAATAGTATTGGCAATGTAGAAGAGGCCAATAAATCAGAAGATAATGAGAAAAGTTAA
- the lepB gene encoding signal peptidase I, which yields MIDSGDIKEFIQSLIIAGILAFFIITFVAQSFVVDGQSMAPSLHNGERLFVNKFIYRFREPERYEVIVFTPEGAPRNRFIKRVIALPGETIYIRDGVTYIDGEPLREPYLKEEMHGDFGPSLVPEKKLFVMGDNRNHSADSRIPTYVGFVDYKSISGKAFWVYWPLREMRVIDNKILYGTR from the coding sequence ATGATTGATAGTGGAGATATTAAGGAATTTATCCAGTCTTTGATTATAGCAGGAATATTGGCTTTTTTTATAATAACTTTTGTTGCGCAATCCTTTGTGGTTGATGGTCAATCTATGGCACCTTCTCTACATAATGGCGAAAGGCTCTTTGTGAATAAATTTATTTATAGGTTTCGCGAACCAGAACGATATGAAGTAATTGTTTTTACACCAGAAGGGGCGCCAAGAAATAGGTTTATTAAGAGAGTAATTGCTTTACCAGGTGAAACTATATATATTCGAGATGGTGTGACATACATAGATGGAGAACCATTAAGAGAACCCTATTTAAAAGAAGAAATGCATGGGGATTTTGGACCTTCTTTAGTGCCTGAAAAAAAGCTTTTTGTTATGGGTGATAATCGGAATCATAGTGCAGATAGCCGAATTCCTACATATGTTGGCTTTGTTGACTATAAATCTATTTCAGGAAAAGCTTTTTGGGTATATTGGCCACTAAGAGAGATGCGAGTTATAGATAATAAAATTTTATATGGAACAAGATAG
- the secD gene encoding protein translocase subunit SecD, with translation MRYKQKRKLKLAFILAIVISSYLLFHFYGINLGLDLEGGSHIVLEAQETEEREVTSEMMEGIRQIIERRVNSVGLAEADVRLEGRNRIIVELPAVENPYEAMEVIGRTAVLTFRNEAGETLMTGDAVSDARASFDQYGRPVVQFDLTREGSRQFEAITSQYIGQRIGIYLDEEQLTNPVVQTVIRGGGHITGYDSTDAASNHAILIREGALPVPVEAIQASTVGPTLGRIAVQRSIFAGLIALLLVGIYIVFYYRFPGVLAALVLAIYGLIILGALAGLQAVLTLPGIAGLILSIGMAVDANIIIFERIKDERKSGKTLRAAVDSGFKRAYTTILDANVTTIITALILAYFTGGTVRGFAITLGLGVVLSMFTAFFVTKNIVDLFTHTKLLNNPRSFGVKRGQE, from the coding sequence ATGAGGTATAAACAAAAAAGAAAGCTGAAATTAGCATTTATATTAGCTATCGTAATTTCTTCTTACTTGCTATTTCACTTTTATGGTATTAATTTAGGTTTAGATTTAGAAGGTGGCTCTCACATTGTTTTAGAGGCTCAAGAGACAGAAGAACGAGAAGTAACATCTGAGATGATGGAGGGTATTCGTCAGATAATTGAACGCCGTGTTAACTCTGTTGGACTAGCTGAAGCGGATGTTCGTTTGGAAGGTAGAAACAGGATTATTGTCGAATTGCCAGCAGTTGAAAATCCATACGAAGCTATGGAAGTTATTGGTAGAACTGCGGTATTAACATTTAGGAATGAAGCTGGAGAAACTTTAATGACTGGAGATGCTGTTAGTGATGCCCGTGCTAGTTTTGATCAGTATGGTCGTCCAGTTGTTCAGTTTGACCTTACAAGAGAAGGTTCAAGGCAGTTTGAAGCTATTACTAGTCAATATATTGGACAAAGGATAGGAATATATCTTGATGAAGAACAATTGACTAATCCAGTAGTACAGACTGTTATTAGAGGTGGTGGACATATAACTGGCTATGATTCAACTGATGCAGCTAGTAATCATGCAATTTTAATTAGAGAAGGAGCTTTGCCAGTTCCAGTAGAAGCTATTCAAGCTAGTACAGTAGGTCCTACTTTAGGAAGAATTGCTGTACAAAGAAGTATTTTTGCTGGGCTAATTGCTTTATTACTTGTAGGTATTTATATTGTATTCTATTATCGTTTTCCAGGTGTTTTGGCAGCTCTTGTTCTAGCGATATATGGTTTGATTATATTGGGAGCCCTAGCAGGCTTACAGGCAGTGTTAACTCTTCCTGGTATTGCGGGTCTTATTCTTTCTATTGGTATGGCTGTAGATGCTAATATCATTATTTTTGAAAGGATAAAGGATGAACGTAAGAGTGGTAAAACATTACGAGCTGCTGTAGATTCTGGTTTTAAGAGAGCATATACAACTATTCTAGATGCAAATGTTACTACGATCATTACTGCTCTTATATTAGCATATTTTACTGGGGGAACTGTACGTGGTTTTGCTATAACACTAGGCTTAGGTGTAGTACTTAGTATGTTTACTGCATTTTTTGTGACCAAAAATATAGTAGATTTATTTACACATACTAAATTACTAAATAACCCACGTTCTTTTGGTGTGAAAAGGGGGCAGGAATAA
- the secF gene encoding protein translocase subunit SecF codes for MDILGKRKIWYSFSSALIVIGLIFLIFQGLNFGIDFLGGTLLEFGFDTQVSNEEARSIIEELGYEEIVVRQIVEDEIQGVLISMQELDPEEMVKIENAFQAEYPSIEVLRTTMIGPAIGRELMIYSLWALLLASIAIIIYVSVRFEFRFAIVAIITLLHDVLITIGLFALLGREVNTAFVAALLTILGYSINDTIVIFDRIRENMKLYRNKPFIEQANTAVVDTLPRSINTSMTTLLAILAMYLFGGPELQTFMLALFIGMAAGTYSSIFVASPLLVTWQEKFSPAKR; via the coding sequence ATGGATATTCTAGGTAAAAGAAAAATATGGTACAGTTTTTCTTCGGCATTAATAGTTATAGGTTTAATATTTTTAATTTTCCAAGGCTTAAATTTTGGTATCGACTTTTTAGGTGGTACATTATTGGAATTTGGTTTTGACACACAGGTTTCCAATGAAGAAGCTAGAAGTATTATTGAAGAACTTGGTTATGAAGAAATAGTTGTTCGTCAAATTGTAGAAGATGAAATTCAGGGTGTATTAATAAGTATGCAGGAATTGGATCCTGAAGAAATGGTAAAAATAGAAAATGCATTTCAAGCAGAATATCCTTCTATAGAAGTTTTAAGAACAACCATGATTGGACCGGCAATAGGAAGAGAATTAATGATATATTCATTGTGGGCACTTTTGCTTGCTTCGATTGCCATAATTATTTATGTAAGCGTTAGATTTGAATTTAGATTTGCAATTGTCGCTATAATTACACTTTTACATGATGTTCTTATTACAATAGGTTTATTTGCACTACTTGGTAGAGAAGTAAATACAGCTTTTGTAGCAGCTTTATTAACGATACTTGGTTATTCTATTAATGATACTATTGTTATTTTTGATAGAATTCGAGAAAATATGAAATTGTATAGAAATAAGCCATTTATTGAACAGGCAAATACTGCAGTTGTAGATACTTTGCCACGTTCAATTAATACCTCTATGACTACATTGCTGGCAATATTAGCTATGTATCTATTTGGTGGTCCTGAGTTACAAACATTTATGTTAGCCTTGTTTATTGGTATGGCTGCTGGAACATATTCATCAATATTTGTAGCCAGTCCTTTATTAGTAACTTGGCAGGAAAAATTTTCTCCAGCTAAAAGATAA
- a CDS encoding AarF/UbiB family protein: MIPNIPKHYRHFKRYRKIAEVLLKNGFGVIVENLDLIKFLPFKKRFKKGQDKLNRKTRAIRLRMVLQDLGPTYIKLGQLLSTRADILPPHYIKELRKLQDDVDAVPFYEIENVLINELGSNYMDDFLSVKKDPQATASIAQVHQAVLSNGEEVILKIQRPKIDKIIDVDFEILRNIVSIAVEKGIIPEFLKPEKILEEFRLSLKKELDFKREAANINKFTNNFNNEKRIIAPRVYEDVSTRKLLVLEEIKGIKLSEIDEPQNINLDLTELAAIGAKSFMKQVLIDGFFHADPHPGNIFLVNKNCLAYIDFGLMGQLTEEDKDKLSVLFIAVLKQDVNIISDLILELGDFEEELDQRKFKLEVQDLLNRYYGIELRNINFMTVIDDIERLLFNFHIRMPEEFFLLFRAIGLNEGVGYLLDPSFNIIDVANDFSRELIKNKLKADHIFERMLHKFWDYRSMTKGLPRKFVKLLNDIINDEFTIQFKHINLEQLMNKIDIVSNRLSISLIISALIIGSSMVLQIDMQPDFYGFPLLGFLGFSIAGIMGLWLVISIFRSGKF; this comes from the coding sequence GTGATTCCTAATATACCCAAACATTATAGGCATTTTAAAAGATATAGGAAGATTGCAGAAGTGCTTTTAAAAAATGGTTTTGGTGTGATAGTAGAGAATCTTGATTTGATTAAATTTTTACCGTTTAAAAAAAGATTTAAAAAAGGTCAGGATAAATTAAATAGAAAGACAAGAGCTATAAGGTTACGAATGGTATTACAAGATTTAGGACCAACTTATATAAAGTTAGGTCAATTATTGAGTACTAGAGCAGATATTTTACCACCACATTATATTAAAGAACTAAGAAAATTACAGGATGATGTAGATGCAGTTCCTTTTTATGAAATTGAGAACGTTTTAATTAATGAATTAGGATCAAATTATATGGATGATTTTTTAAGTGTAAAAAAAGATCCTCAAGCTACTGCATCAATTGCTCAGGTTCATCAAGCTGTCTTATCAAATGGAGAAGAGGTAATTTTAAAAATACAACGACCAAAAATTGATAAAATCATTGATGTTGATTTTGAAATATTAAGAAATATAGTTTCGATAGCAGTAGAAAAAGGTATTATACCTGAATTCCTAAAACCAGAAAAGATATTAGAAGAATTTAGATTAAGTTTAAAAAAAGAACTTGATTTTAAACGTGAAGCAGCTAATATTAATAAATTTACTAATAACTTTAATAATGAAAAGCGAATTATAGCACCAAGAGTATATGAGGATGTTTCTACTAGAAAGCTATTAGTTTTAGAGGAAATTAAAGGTATTAAACTTAGTGAAATTGATGAACCTCAAAATATAAATCTTGATCTAACAGAATTAGCAGCTATTGGGGCTAAGTCTTTTATGAAACAAGTTTTGATTGATGGTTTTTTTCATGCAGACCCACATCCAGGTAATATATTTTTAGTAAATAAAAATTGTCTTGCTTATATAGATTTTGGTCTAATGGGACAACTGACAGAGGAAGACAAAGATAAATTAAGTGTGCTTTTTATTGCTGTTTTAAAACAAGATGTAAATATAATATCTGATTTAATTTTGGAATTAGGAGATTTTGAAGAAGAGCTTGATCAAAGGAAATTCAAACTTGAAGTTCAGGATTTGCTAAATAGGTATTATGGAATAGAACTAAGAAATATAAATTTTATGACTGTAATAGATGATATAGAGCGTCTATTATTTAATTTCCATATTAGAATGCCAGAAGAGTTTTTTCTATTATTTAGGGCAATTGGTTTAAACGAAGGTGTAGGTTATTTGCTTGATCCAAGCTTTAATATTATTGATGTAGCCAATGATTTTAGTAGGGAACTTATAAAAAACAAATTAAAAGCAGATCATATTTTTGAACGTATGTTACATAAATTTTGGGATTATCGAAGTATGACCAAAGGATTACCAAGGAAGTTTGTGAAATTATTAAATGATATAATTAACGATGAATTCACAATACAGTTTAAACATATAAATCTAGAGCAACTAATGAATAAGATAGATATTGTTTCAAATAGGCTTTCTATTAGTCTTATCATTTCTGCTTTAATTATAGGCTCATCTATGGTTTTACAGATAGATATGCAACCAGATTTTTATGGTTTTCCTTTGTTGGGTTTTTTAGGTTTTAGTATAGCTGGAATTATGGGTTTATGGCTAGTTATATCAATATTTAGATCAGGAAAATTTTAG
- the hisC gene encoding histidinol-phosphate transaminase, whose protein sequence is MKFWSELTKKLDPYVPGEQPKDKKYIKLNTNENPFPPSPKVIKAIKKASNDDLRLYPDPECEDFKKKLAKYYGIKEKEIFVGNGSDEVLAFSYMAFFNPGKPILFPEITYSFYPVYSKLFNIDYKNVVMNDDFTIDIDCFSKENGGIIIANPNAPTGIYLSLDKIKIILDKNKSSVVIIDEAYIDFGGESAINLINDYPNLLVIQTMSKSRALAGMRIGFAFGNENLINALDSVKNSFNSYTMDRLALAAAEASLADQDYFMQRKNELIQIRESLIKELSELGFVVLPSKTNFLFISHPNFAAEEIFNYMRENGVLLRYFKDKKIDNYLRVSLGTAEEMNKFLLKINEYLKKR, encoded by the coding sequence ATGAAGTTTTGGAGCGAATTAACAAAAAAATTAGATCCATATGTACCTGGAGAACAACCAAAAGATAAGAAATATATTAAATTGAATACTAACGAAAATCCATTTCCCCCTTCTCCTAAGGTTATTAAAGCAATAAAAAAAGCCAGTAATGATGATTTGCGATTGTATCCAGACCCTGAATGCGAAGATTTTAAAAAAAAATTGGCTAAATATTATGGAATAAAGGAGAAAGAAATATTTGTTGGAAATGGTTCTGATGAGGTACTAGCTTTTTCATATATGGCTTTTTTTAATCCAGGTAAGCCTATATTATTTCCAGAAATAACTTATAGTTTTTATCCGGTATATTCAAAGTTATTTAATATTGATTATAAGAATGTAGTAATGAATGATGATTTTACTATTGATATTGATTGTTTTTCAAAGGAAAATGGAGGCATTATTATTGCTAATCCTAATGCACCTACAGGTATCTATCTTTCCTTGGATAAAATAAAAATTATTTTAGATAAGAATAAATCAAGTGTAGTAATTATAGATGAAGCTTATATTGATTTTGGAGGAGAGTCAGCTATTAATCTAATAAATGATTATCCTAATTTATTAGTAATACAGACTATGTCTAAATCTAGAGCTCTTGCTGGCATGAGAATTGGCTTCGCATTTGGAAATGAGAATTTAATTAATGCTTTAGATAGCGTGAAAAATTCTTTTAATTCTTATACAATGGATAGATTAGCTTTGGCAGCAGCAGAAGCATCTTTAGCTGATCAAGATTATTTTATGCAAAGAAAAAATGAGCTTATTCAAATTAGGGAAAGTCTAATTAAAGAACTTAGTGAATTGGGCTTTGTAGTATTACCTTCTAAAACAAACTTTTTATTTATAAGTCATCCGAATTTTGCTGCAGAAGAAATCTTTAATTATATGAGGGAAAATGGTGTATTGCTTAGATATTTTAAAGATAAAAAAATTGATAACTATTTACGAGTCTCTTTAGGTACAGCTGAAGAAATGAATAAATTTTTATTAAAAATAAATGAGTATCTTAAAAAGAGATAG
- the recJ gene encoding single-stranded-DNA-specific exonuclease RecJ, which yields MLRKQWTVKKSNDIIEFNDINPILMQILAQRGIDTKEEIKSFLYGDEKNLEDPFLLVDMDHAINRIITAIENNQKIIVFGDYDVDGISSTALLYTYFKEKFNYKLDYYLPDRQREGYGLNLNAINSFIKDSYDLLITVDCGITALNEVSYASANGLDVIVTDHHQAADELPEALAVIDPHRDDDAYPFKDFAGVGVAFKLCQALEYKVESTYYSSLLEELLEIVALGTVADIVPLKGENRIFVKKGLEIINKKPNTGLKMLIDLLGLNNKKISTGHIAFMLAPHLNAAGRIANPEEGIKLLIERDNDKAKSIALNLRKANQKRQDIEKRIFEEAKEMVEEMDLEKEKAIILASDKWHHGVIGIVASKIVELYYRPTILIAIDGHIGKGSCRSIKSLNIHKALLETLSYLESFGGHKMAAGLSIAPNKIDEFREIFNNYLNNKLTDEDLIAEMKVDAVLEVSDITNNFYKNLSQLEPYGMANSRPKFVLLNTNIDKAYPVGKEKKHIKFLLENKLNGIGFGFGDYHKQFLEGKVDIAFHLDINTWQNQKNLQLCLEDFKIREDLNTHPVYFETREIKIADKRGCQNHSIYIKKLMNLGKKVLLYANDLRLIDILKKEIDEKYFFTADKSEDLRLFEERTKGLVIVTPSSDLNLYGVNIDEFVFSSMPFSLKEMKSLINKFELERLNMHLIFTEESIEVNCKIIKNSLPSAEYLREFYYYTKTFLNKSVSIDQLHQFIKDRKKIRCNKTILKYSIKILNELGLIKINNNSIKISREANRKLDLSSSISYNEIIDKIKQFDELKEIMLQKDLFPLISKISFR from the coding sequence ATGCTAAGAAAACAATGGACTGTAAAAAAAAGCAATGATATTATAGAGTTTAATGATATTAATCCTATACTGATGCAAATTTTAGCCCAAAGGGGAATAGATACAAAAGAAGAAATAAAAAGTTTCCTATATGGAGATGAAAAGAATCTAGAAGACCCCTTTTTATTAGTAGATATGGATCATGCAATAAATAGGATAATTACTGCAATTGAAAATAATCAAAAAATAATTGTCTTTGGAGATTATGATGTTGATGGTATTAGTTCTACTGCTTTGCTTTATACTTACTTTAAGGAAAAATTTAATTATAAACTTGATTATTATCTACCTGATCGTCAAAGAGAGGGTTATGGACTAAACTTAAATGCTATTAATTCTTTTATAAAGGATTCTTATGATTTATTAATTACCGTTGATTGTGGTATTACTGCTCTTAATGAAGTAAGCTATGCTTCTGCTAATGGTTTAGATGTAATTGTGACTGATCATCATCAAGCAGCAGATGAATTGCCGGAAGCACTAGCAGTGATAGACCCGCATCGAGATGATGATGCTTACCCTTTTAAAGATTTTGCTGGTGTGGGAGTAGCATTCAAGCTATGTCAAGCATTAGAATATAAAGTTGAATCCACTTATTATTCTAGTTTACTTGAAGAATTATTAGAAATTGTAGCTCTAGGTACTGTAGCAGATATCGTACCCTTAAAGGGAGAAAATAGAATTTTTGTAAAAAAGGGTCTTGAAATTATAAATAAAAAACCCAATACTGGTCTGAAAATGTTAATAGATTTACTAGGATTGAACAATAAGAAGATTAGTACTGGTCATATTGCTTTTATGCTAGCTCCTCATTTAAATGCAGCTGGCAGGATAGCTAATCCAGAAGAAGGTATAAAATTATTAATTGAAAGAGATAATGATAAAGCAAAATCAATTGCATTGAATTTGCGTAAAGCTAATCAAAAAAGGCAGGATATAGAGAAGAGGATTTTTGAAGAAGCTAAAGAGATGGTTGAAGAGATGGATTTAGAAAAGGAAAAAGCAATAATTCTGGCTTCTGATAAATGGCATCATGGTGTGATAGGAATTGTTGCATCAAAAATAGTTGAACTATATTATCGCCCAACTATTTTAATAGCTATAGATGGACACATAGGAAAGGGTTCTTGTCGTAGCATTAAGTCTTTAAATATCCATAAGGCACTATTGGAGACTTTATCTTATCTTGAAAGTTTTGGAGGCCATAAAATGGCTGCCGGTTTATCTATAGCTCCGAATAAAATTGATGAATTCAGAGAAATATTTAATAATTATTTAAACAATAAATTGACAGATGAAGATTTAATAGCAGAAATGAAAGTGGATGCTGTTCTTGAGGTAAGTGATATTACAAATAATTTTTATAAAAACTTAAGTCAACTGGAACCTTATGGTATGGCAAATTCACGTCCGAAGTTTGTCTTACTAAATACAAATATAGATAAAGCATATCCAGTTGGTAAAGAAAAGAAACATATTAAATTTTTACTTGAAAATAAATTGAATGGCATCGGTTTTGGTTTTGGCGATTATCATAAACAGTTTCTCGAAGGAAAAGTTGATATAGCTTTTCATTTAGATATTAATACCTGGCAGAATCAGAAAAATTTGCAATTGTGTCTAGAGGATTTTAAAATCAGAGAAGATCTTAATACACACCCAGTATATTTTGAAACGAGAGAAATTAAAATTGCTGATAAAAGGGGTTGCCAAAATCATAGCATTTATATAAAAAAATTAATGAACTTAGGAAAAAAAGTATTATTATATGCAAATGATTTAAGATTAATAGATATTTTGAAAAAAGAAATAGATGAAAAATATTTTTTTACTGCAGATAAATCTGAAGATCTTAGACTATTTGAAGAAAGAACTAAGGGATTAGTTATTGTAACACCTTCAAGTGATTTAAATTTATATGGTGTAAATATAGACGAATTTGTTTTTTCCTCAATGCCGTTCTCACTAAAGGAAATGAAATCATTAATAAATAAATTTGAACTTGAAAGACTAAATATGCATTTGATTTTTACCGAAGAGAGTATTGAAGTTAATTGTAAAATAATAAAAAACAGTTTACCTTCTGCGGAATATTTAAGAGAGTTTTATTATTATACAAAAACATTTCTTAATAAGAGTGTATCAATTGATCAATTACATCAATTTATAAAAGATAGAAAGAAGATAAGGTGTAATAAAACAATCTTAAAATATAGTATTAAAATTTTGAATGAATTAGGTCTTATAAAAATAAATAATAATAGTATTAAAATATCAAGAGAAGCTAATCGAAAACTGGACTTATCAAGTTCTATCAGTTATAATGAAATTATTGATAAAATTAAACAGTTTGATGAATTAAAAGAGATAATGTTGCAAAAAGATTTATTTCCTTTGATATCAAAAATTAGCTTTAGATAA
- a CDS encoding adenine phosphoribosyltransferase, translating into MDLKKIIRDIPDFPKEGIVFKDITTLLKDADAFKETIDQLVDRYKDYDFNYIAGIEARGFIFAAPLALAMGKGLIPIRKVGKLPGETITASYDLEYGSNAVEMHKDALKKGDKVLLVDDLLATGGTVAAAVDLIEELGAKVFSIAFLLELEFLNGREKLQGKEVFSLLKE; encoded by the coding sequence ATGGACTTAAAAAAGATAATTAGAGATATACCAGATTTTCCCAAAGAAGGAATTGTATTCAAAGACATTACTACCCTTTTGAAAGATGCAGATGCTTTTAAAGAGACAATTGATCAGCTAGTTGATCGTTATAAAGATTATGATTTCAACTATATAGCTGGAATAGAAGCTCGTGGTTTTATATTTGCAGCACCTTTAGCATTAGCTATGGGTAAAGGCTTAATTCCTATTAGGAAAGTAGGTAAATTACCCGGGGAAACGATTACTGCAAGTTATGATTTGGAATATGGTAGTAATGCTGTAGAAATGCATAAAGATGCCTTGAAAAAAGGAGACAAGGTTTTACTAGTAGATGATTTATTGGCTACAGGAGGAACAGTAGCCGCTGCTGTAGATTTAATAGAAGAACTGGGAGCTAAAGTTTTTAGTATAGCTTTTTTATTAGAACTAGAATTTCTAAATGGGAGAGAGAAGTTACAAGGTAAAGAAGTTTTTTCCTTGTTAAAGGAGTGA